One Sinorhizobium arboris LMG 14919 genomic region harbors:
- a CDS encoding 4-hydroxyproline epimerase has translation MTRYTFDCIEGHTAGMPVRLIVSGQPELVGETQSERRLDFITRYDWIRSGLMCEPRGHEMMSGAMLVPSTREDCDTGVLYLETSGCIPMCGHATIGLVTFIIEKALLEPTTPGVVRLDTPAGVVEAKYEKTGDKVSGVRFSNVPSFVLARSVELNHPDLGPIVFDIAYGGNFYPIVESQKNFRDCADYSPEELRRMAQVLVKMLPGVIDVVHPDNPSIRGAHHTMWCGAPTNGGDARAVVIATPKIIDRSPCGTGTSARVALRAARGEQEIGDVFIHESLIGSTFKGRIERHVTLAAGMPAIIPSVEGNAYITGASTHLIDDQEPYVEGFLS, from the coding sequence ATGACCCGCTACACGTTCGACTGCATTGAGGGCCATACGGCCGGCATGCCCGTTCGCCTAATTGTCTCTGGGCAGCCAGAGCTCGTAGGCGAGACACAGAGCGAGAGGCGACTGGATTTTATCACAAGGTACGATTGGATCCGCAGTGGACTGATGTGTGAACCGAGGGGCCATGAGATGATGTCGGGGGCAATGCTGGTTCCCTCGACACGGGAAGACTGCGATACAGGCGTACTCTACCTTGAGACATCAGGATGTATTCCGATGTGCGGTCATGCCACGATAGGATTGGTGACATTCATCATCGAAAAGGCGTTACTCGAACCGACTACGCCAGGAGTTGTGCGGCTAGACACCCCTGCCGGGGTTGTAGAGGCAAAATACGAAAAGACCGGCGACAAAGTCAGTGGGGTTCGGTTCAGCAACGTACCCTCGTTTGTTCTTGCCCGGAGCGTAGAATTGAACCACCCCGACCTCGGTCCCATCGTTTTCGACATAGCTTACGGGGGCAATTTCTATCCCATCGTCGAGAGCCAGAAAAACTTCAGGGACTGCGCCGACTATTCGCCTGAAGAGTTGCGGCGAATGGCGCAGGTTCTCGTGAAAATGCTGCCCGGCGTCATTGACGTTGTCCACCCGGATAACCCCAGTATTCGAGGCGCGCATCATACAATGTGGTGCGGCGCACCCACGAACGGCGGCGATGCACGTGCTGTCGTGATCGCCACTCCGAAGATCATCGATCGCTCACCCTGCGGTACAGGCACGTCGGCGCGTGTAGCGCTCAGGGCAGCCCGAGGAGAGCAGGAAATCGGCGATGTCTTCATCCATGAGAGCTTGATAGGATCAACGTTCAAGGGCCGGATCGAGCGGCACGTAACCCTGGCGGCAGGCATGCCTGCAATCATTCCAAGCGTCGAAGGGAACGCCTACATAACAGGCGCATCCACTCACTTGATTGATGACCAGGAGCCATATGTTGAGGGTTTCCTGAGCTGA
- a CDS encoding SDR family NAD(P)-dependent oxidoreductase → MSASAGSQTLRAVVTGGASGIGEATVRKFASSGWKVIIADINADRGREIAGELSVRGFDVQSVYLDVTDEAAVQSFSEQVFSLEGGVAALINSGGILQNATRLTSMRIEDFDRILDVNLRGSVLTGKAFGKKMAESGHGAIINLCSLTTFHALPQPAYAMSKAALKTLTEVMAAELGPQGVRVNAVAPGYTLTPAMKDRIDRGERDPSKVISKSALGRFVEPSEIGEAIFFLCSPAAAAITGVTLPVDCGWLVYSVYTNAAAQPA, encoded by the coding sequence ATGAGCGCAAGCGCCGGCAGCCAGACGCTACGGGCGGTAGTGACGGGTGGAGCAAGTGGAATCGGTGAGGCGACGGTGCGGAAGTTTGCCTCCTCGGGGTGGAAAGTCATTATCGCCGATATCAATGCTGACCGCGGCCGAGAGATAGCTGGCGAGCTAAGCGTTCGGGGCTTCGACGTGCAGTCTGTTTATCTCGATGTTACAGACGAGGCGGCAGTCCAATCATTTTCAGAGCAGGTGTTTTCTCTAGAAGGCGGAGTTGCAGCTCTGATCAATTCGGGTGGCATACTTCAAAACGCCACGCGGTTGACATCGATGCGCATCGAGGATTTCGACAGAATTCTCGATGTTAATCTGCGTGGAAGCGTTTTGACCGGCAAAGCCTTTGGGAAAAAAATGGCTGAGTCAGGCCATGGTGCGATTATCAACCTGTGCTCATTGACGACGTTTCATGCGCTGCCGCAGCCCGCATATGCGATGAGCAAGGCGGCTCTGAAAACTCTAACGGAAGTGATGGCAGCCGAATTGGGCCCGCAGGGGGTAAGGGTAAATGCCGTGGCCCCGGGATACACCCTTACTCCGGCGATGAAGGACAGGATCGATAGGGGAGAACGCGATCCATCGAAGGTTATCTCCAAGTCGGCTCTCGGCAGGTTTGTCGAGCCGAGCGAAATTGGAGAAGCGATCTTCTTCCTTTGTTCGCCTGCAGCCGCTGCCATCACAGGTGTGACATTGCCAGTGGACTGCGGTTGGCTGGTCTACTCGGTTTACACTAACGCAGCTGCCCAGCCGGCGTAG
- a CDS encoding methyl-accepting chemotaxis protein: MPHIKHLRTSSKIATIFAILLVVACTISVFNYRSLHFVDQTSGWVQHTNEVLRATNRLLLGMVNQETGVRGYLISGDESFLGPFREGQQLYEESLAQAKELTADNPTQQKRLDDLDVLARAWRANVADEEIALIKKSDQIEVARKMEASGAGKQSMDGIRKLVAEIQAEERALMIERNAAGRAAVDSSDWTAMGGMAVMAAFAVLAGFALYRGIAAPIASTTGVMRKLADGDLAVEIPFTDLRNELGDMARAVEVFKQNGIKVREMSDQEAALQAKSADLQSSIGQVVAAAVAGDFTQRISKDYDNADLNRFAAQVNDLVTSVDTGIAETRRVVSALAAGDLTESMRGEFQGAFGELQQNVNATMANLRAVLGEVRSAVETINSGATEMRSASGDLSKRTEQQAASLEETSSALEEITVAVRSSTERATEASHMVDEARRSTEQSSAVVTDAVSAMGRIEQASGEIGQIINVIDEIAFQTNLLALNAGVEAARAGDAGKGFAVVAQEVRELAQRSAGAAKDIKALISRSSGEVQSGVKLVTATGEALTLIQGHVVKINEHVHSIARAAKEQSTGLSEVSTAVNHMDQVTQQNAAMVEESTAATNRLADEASNLSRLIARFRVDGSTSGPRIVAHDARPAASPARALGLKVAGAFGGGRTATAAAGWEDF; this comes from the coding sequence ATGCCACACATCAAGCATCTGAGAACATCATCTAAGATCGCGACCATCTTCGCCATCCTTCTTGTCGTAGCCTGTACGATAAGCGTCTTCAACTATCGCAGCCTTCACTTCGTCGATCAGACGAGCGGGTGGGTCCAGCATACCAATGAGGTCCTCAGGGCTACGAACCGACTGCTTCTTGGGATGGTCAACCAAGAGACAGGGGTTCGCGGCTATCTCATCTCCGGCGACGAATCATTCCTGGGCCCCTTCAGAGAGGGACAGCAACTCTACGAAGAATCGCTGGCGCAGGCGAAAGAGTTGACGGCGGATAATCCGACGCAGCAAAAACGCCTCGACGATCTGGATGTGCTGGCAAGAGCGTGGCGCGCAAATGTCGCCGACGAGGAGATCGCCCTCATCAAGAAGTCCGACCAAATAGAGGTCGCCCGGAAAATGGAGGCGAGCGGGGCCGGAAAACAATCCATGGATGGCATCCGAAAGCTTGTTGCAGAGATCCAGGCCGAAGAACGCGCTCTCATGATCGAGCGCAACGCCGCTGGACGCGCGGCCGTAGACTCGTCGGACTGGACCGCCATGGGAGGAATGGCGGTGATGGCGGCATTTGCGGTGCTTGCCGGTTTCGCCCTCTATCGTGGTATTGCAGCTCCGATCGCCAGCACGACGGGCGTCATGCGCAAGCTCGCCGATGGAGACCTCGCGGTCGAAATTCCTTTTACCGATCTCAGGAATGAGCTTGGCGATATGGCGCGCGCTGTCGAGGTGTTCAAGCAGAACGGCATCAAGGTGCGTGAGATGAGCGACCAGGAAGCAGCGCTGCAGGCCAAGAGCGCCGACCTTCAGTCGAGCATCGGCCAGGTGGTGGCGGCGGCCGTCGCCGGCGATTTCACACAGCGCATCTCCAAGGACTATGACAACGCCGATCTCAATCGGTTTGCCGCCCAAGTCAACGACCTGGTGACATCGGTCGATACAGGTATCGCTGAAACACGCAGGGTGGTGTCGGCTTTGGCTGCGGGCGATCTGACCGAGAGCATGCGCGGGGAGTTCCAGGGAGCCTTTGGCGAACTGCAGCAAAACGTCAATGCGACGATGGCCAATCTCCGCGCGGTGCTCGGCGAAGTCCGTTCCGCGGTGGAGACCATCAACAGCGGTGCGACCGAGATGCGAAGCGCCTCCGGTGATCTGTCGAAGCGCACGGAGCAACAGGCGGCCTCGCTGGAGGAAACCTCCTCGGCGCTCGAGGAAATCACCGTCGCGGTTAGAAGCTCTACAGAGCGGGCGACGGAAGCCAGCCATATGGTCGACGAAGCCCGCAGGAGCACCGAGCAGTCGAGCGCCGTCGTGACGGACGCGGTCTCGGCCATGGGAAGAATCGAGCAGGCCTCCGGCGAGATCGGTCAGATCATCAACGTCATCGACGAGATCGCCTTCCAGACCAATCTTCTGGCATTGAACGCCGGCGTCGAAGCAGCGCGTGCGGGAGATGCGGGCAAGGGTTTCGCCGTCGTTGCCCAGGAAGTGCGCGAGCTTGCCCAGCGCTCAGCCGGGGCGGCCAAGGACATCAAGGCGCTGATCTCGCGTTCGAGCGGCGAGGTCCAATCCGGCGTAAAGCTTGTGACTGCGACCGGCGAAGCCCTCACCCTGATCCAGGGACATGTGGTCAAGATCAACGAGCATGTGCATTCGATCGCGAGAGCCGCCAAGGAGCAATCGACAGGCTTGTCGGAGGTCTCGACCGCCGTCAACCACATGGATCAGGTGACACAACAGAATGCGGCGATGGTCGAGGAATCGACGGCGGCGACCAATCGGCTCGCCGACGAGGCGTCCAATCTCTCACGGCTGATCGCCCGCTTCAGGGTGGATGGCTCGACATCGGGTCCGCGTATCGTCGCCCACGACGCCCGCCCCGCCGCCTCGCCGGCGCGTGCACTCGGGCTAAAGGTCGCCGGCGCGTTCGGTGGAGGCCGAACCGCGACTGCGGCGGCAGGATGGGAGGATTTCTGA
- a CDS encoding helix-turn-helix transcriptional regulator, whose amino-acid sequence MPHNNPSKLVSRFSGTDFEEMVDTFTRHFGPLEASPTGPSQKFQWNADFWSSGTTTLVAGQYLTGWQVRAEPEMAEWLSILLPREGAIDVTVGHRAFEGLPGKLLLVNNHQADRFVVRGAPHVSDVLRLDWTLIAKAVSGVLDVPLTGTLDLHPPIDLSSVEGKVMQNLLEAIVTGMRNDGPLLHAPVAMSNLTSALAELVVRSVPHRLSYLLDKNAAMIAPWHVHRAIDFMRANTDRPITMAAVAETVGVSIRALENGFRTFKETTPSAYLRAIRLRAAHADLLDPANQQSIKEISLKWGFFHFGRFSTAYREAYGEKPSDTKRRATSA is encoded by the coding sequence ATGCCGCATAACAATCCTTCCAAGCTCGTTTCGCGCTTTTCTGGCACTGATTTTGAAGAGATGGTCGATACCTTCACGCGCCATTTCGGCCCGTTGGAAGCATCCCCCACCGGCCCTTCGCAAAAGTTCCAATGGAATGCCGATTTTTGGAGCAGTGGCACCACGACGTTGGTCGCCGGTCAGTATTTAACCGGGTGGCAGGTGCGCGCCGAACCCGAAATGGCCGAATGGCTATCAATTCTCCTGCCACGCGAGGGCGCTATCGATGTGACTGTCGGTCACCGTGCCTTTGAAGGACTGCCTGGAAAACTGCTTCTGGTCAACAATCATCAGGCTGATCGCTTCGTCGTGCGCGGCGCTCCACACGTGTCCGATGTCTTGCGTTTGGACTGGACCCTCATCGCGAAGGCGGTCTCCGGAGTCCTTGACGTGCCATTGACTGGGACGCTGGACTTACATCCCCCGATCGACCTCTCTTCTGTCGAAGGAAAAGTCATGCAAAATTTACTGGAAGCGATCGTGACCGGCATGCGAAACGATGGGCCGCTCCTTCACGCGCCTGTTGCGATGTCGAATTTGACCAGTGCACTGGCGGAACTGGTGGTGCGATCGGTGCCTCATCGGCTCTCATATCTCCTGGACAAGAATGCTGCGATGATTGCCCCGTGGCATGTGCATCGGGCCATTGATTTCATGCGCGCGAATACCGATCGGCCAATTACGATGGCTGCGGTCGCTGAAACGGTGGGTGTTTCGATACGCGCTCTTGAGAACGGCTTTCGGACGTTCAAGGAAACGACACCTTCGGCCTATCTGCGCGCTATCCGGCTCCGCGCTGCGCATGCCGACCTTCTTGATCCTGCGAATCAACAATCCATCAAAGAGATATCCCTCAAATGGGGCTTCTTTCATTTCGGCCGTTTTTCCACTGCGTATCGAGAGGCATACGGAGAGAAGCCATCCGATACAAAAAGGCGAGCGACAAGCGCTTAA
- a CDS encoding chemotaxis protein CheW: MTWDSKRSPGTPLEIIAFHLGDQQFCVETTSIREIRGWAASTPLPHAPPHVLGVMNLRGSVIPIIDLAARLGVRSTIDTSRAAIVVAEVGNNIVGLVVDQVSDILSIRGDQIQPVPDLGMTFNASYSHGIIPLERGMVCFLDLDNMFANLDETAAA; this comes from the coding sequence ATGACTTGGGACAGCAAACGCAGCCCGGGTACGCCGTTGGAAATCATCGCCTTTCATCTCGGCGACCAGCAATTCTGCGTCGAGACCACCTCGATCCGGGAAATCCGAGGATGGGCAGCGTCAACACCGCTGCCCCACGCGCCGCCGCATGTGCTCGGCGTGATGAATCTGCGCGGCTCGGTCATCCCCATTATCGATCTGGCTGCGCGTCTCGGCGTCCGCAGCACGATCGACACAAGCCGTGCCGCCATCGTCGTTGCAGAAGTGGGAAACAACATCGTCGGCCTTGTGGTCGATCAGGTCTCCGATATTCTTTCGATCCGCGGCGACCAGATTCAGCCGGTGCCCGATCTCGGCATGACCTTCAACGCCAGCTATTCGCACGGCATCATCCCGCTTGAACGCGGCATGGTTTGCTTCCTCGACCTCGACAACATGTTCGCCAATCTCGATGAGACTGCGGCAGCCTGA